In one Prochlorococcus marinus XMU1404 genomic region, the following are encoded:
- a CDS encoding 3'(2'),5'-bisphosphate nucleotidase CysQ, translating to MSKLPIGVDINNLIDDLRNFSWEASEILLYYSRILKNPINADKIIKSKDEQDPVTSADIKVNDLIIQRISENYNDVDWDILSEENVKTGADNFITNSKWIWILDPLDGTKDFIQGTPNYAMHLALNYRSKPLFGLVLIPERGELWITDSKDVWCEKKDGSIIKTIFQNQKPLREMTLVTSKNHKNASLNNLINKVGFSKVNVMGSIGCKIASIIRGECDIYISLSLPGESSPKDWDFAAPEAILRAAGGSITNLDNEELSYGKSNFRQEGIIIASNNKHIHKNICLQIKEIIVQNNLYPLNS from the coding sequence GTGTCTAAATTACCAATTGGGGTAGATATTAATAATCTTATCGATGATCTAAGGAATTTCAGCTGGGAAGCTTCAGAAATTTTGCTTTATTATTCAAGAATCCTAAAAAACCCCATTAACGCAGATAAAATAATTAAAAGTAAAGATGAGCAAGATCCTGTTACATCTGCAGATATAAAAGTAAATGATTTAATAATTCAAAGAATTAGTGAGAATTATAATGATGTTGATTGGGATATCTTGAGCGAGGAAAATGTGAAAACAGGAGCTGATAATTTTATTACCAATTCTAAATGGATTTGGATCCTTGATCCATTAGACGGAACAAAGGACTTTATTCAAGGTACGCCAAATTATGCAATGCATTTGGCCTTGAATTATAGATCAAAACCTTTATTTGGGTTAGTTTTAATTCCAGAGAGAGGTGAACTTTGGATTACAGATAGTAAAGATGTATGGTGCGAAAAAAAAGATGGTTCAATTATAAAAACTATATTTCAAAATCAAAAACCTTTACGCGAAATGACATTAGTTACAAGTAAAAATCATAAAAATGCATCTTTAAATAATCTAATTAATAAAGTTGGGTTCAGTAAAGTAAATGTTATGGGAAGTATTGGTTGCAAAATAGCATCTATTATTAGAGGTGAATGCGATATTTATATTTCATTAAGTTTGCCAGGTGAGAGTTCTCCAAAAGATTGGGATTTCGCTGCACCAGAAGCTATATTAAGAGCAGCTGGTGGTTCCATTACAAATTTAGATAATGAAGAGCTTTCCTATGGTAAATCAAATTTTAGACAAGAAGGAATAATTATCGCATCCAATAATAAGCACATTCATAAAAATATATGCCTACAAATTAAAGAAATAATTGTCCAGAATAATTTATATCCTTTAAATTCTTAA